A part of Trachemys scripta elegans isolate TJP31775 unplaced genomic scaffold, CAS_Tse_1.0 scaffold_31, whole genome shotgun sequence genomic DNA contains:
- the LOC117870553 gene encoding uncharacterized protein LOC117870553: MLIIRFSLVTMALVFKGATGVSVTQTKGPVSVSEGEGLRLSCSYDAAVYAVFWYVHLPSQPPRLLLRDLGRDDSDEGIRKGFDATHDKKNKSFQLWKPSSELSDSATYYCAASDTVTRSGRGAAQKPRRVCAEHRGAVAPGRAEIQQPGSAEALEGAELNLTCSQPSTEAGDSTVWYRQLPNPGPQFAVTGYKETVNSPEPAGALHISAEREPSPLALSPVRRGDAAVYFCARRDTVGHPAAAPFWCEQMAPRAEPRSGSRAPQKLWRELN; the protein is encoded by the exons ATGTTAATAATCCGGTTCTCGCTGGTTACGATGGCTTTAGTATTCA aAGGGGCCACTGGCGTGTCGGTGACGCAGACGAAAGGCCCCGTGAGTGTGTCCGAGGGGGAAGGTTTGAGGCTCAGTTGTAGCTATGATGCCGCAGTGTATGCTGTCTTCTGGTACGTgcacctccccagccagcccccccggctcctcctgaGGGACCTGGGACGGGACGACTCGGATGAAGGGATCAGAAAAGGGTTCGATGCCACCCACGATAAAAAGAACAAATCCTTCCAGCTGTGGAAACCGTCCAGCGAACTGAGCGACTCCGCGACCTATTACTGCGCCGCGAGCGACACAGTGACACGGAGCGGCCGGGGAGCTGCGCAAAAACCGCGCAGGGTCTGTGCGGAGCATCGTGGCGCAG TGGCCCCGGGCAGAGCCGAGATCCAGCAGCCGGGCTCCGCAGAAGCTTTGGAAGGAGCCGAACTGAACCTGacctgctcccagccctccacCGAGGCGGGTGACAGCACAGTCTGGTACCGGCAGCTCCCGAACCCGGGACCCCAGTTTGCAGTTACCGGTTATAAGGAAACTGTTAATAGCCCCGAGCCGGCGGGCGCCCTGCACATCTCCGCCGAGAGAgagcccagccccctggcccTGAGCCCTGTGAGGAGGGGAGACGCTGCGGTGTATTTCTGTGCTCGGAGGGACACAGTGGGACATCCAGCGGCTGCTCCCTTCTGGTGTGAGCAGATG GCGCCCCGGGCAGAGCCGAGATCCGGCAGCCGCGCTCCGCAGAAGCTTTGGAGGGAGCTGAACTGA